One part of the Longimicrobium sp. genome encodes these proteins:
- a CDS encoding DUF6665 family protein, which yields MRAPKGPLARISERNVESVQAEIAQEKAASLGRVATRLLDAIARLEEHDAAPEGAPEERAGLVSAAGEALWYYVVQREACGLRGMDGVLRDFRVPREVHLRMGPRPTQPRGGG from the coding sequence ATGAGGGCACCAAAGGGACCGCTGGCGCGCATCTCCGAGCGCAACGTGGAGAGCGTGCAGGCGGAGATCGCGCAGGAAAAGGCCGCGTCGCTCGGGCGCGTCGCCACGCGCCTCCTGGACGCGATCGCGCGCCTGGAGGAGCATGACGCCGCGCCGGAGGGTGCGCCCGAGGAGCGCGCCGGGCTGGTGTCGGCGGCGGGTGAGGCGCTGTGGTACTACGTGGTGCAGCGCGAGGCGTGCGGCCTCCGCGGCATGGACGGCGTCCTGCGCGATTTCCGCGTCCCGCGCGAGGTGCACCTGCGCATGGGCCCCAGACCCACCCAGCCCCGCGGCGGAGGTTGA